The Paludibacter jiangxiensis DNA segment ATAGAACTCAGCGCCCACACAGACTGTCGCGGTTCCTACAGCTACAACGACACACTGTCTGACAAGCGGGCCAGATCGGCTGTTGCATACATTGTATCAAAGGGCATTAACCAAAATCGAATAATAGCAAAAGGTTATGGAGAACATCAACTGCTAAACCGTTGTGATAACGGCGTTTGGTGCAGTGAAGCAGATCATCAGCTTAATCGTCGAACAGAGATTAAGGTGTTAAGTTACAGCTCAGACAAAGAAACACCGGGAGCTTTCGACCCGAATAAATTCAAAGCGGGAGAACAGCTCGATCCAACTATACTTCCGGCCAATTTCTTCGAACAATGCAAGTAGAATTTTAATCAACAAAATGATCTGCGGAAGTTAGGGAGTGCTTCTCTTTGGGAAAAGAGAAGCCTCCTGTCTTTTACGGTACAGACCGGGCATTAGCCATCAATCCGGTTAAAACTTATAATTACGCTATTAAAAGGCACATCTCAATCGGAGAGCACCTCATACATAGTAAAAGTCAGAATAATGCCTTGTTTTAACAAGAAAACTTATTGCCATGAAGAATTTTTACCCCCAGATTAATTTCGTTCAAACTGAAACGGAATTAACAACCAGAATTACATCCTCATCTTCTGTTAACAAGCTTTTGGGCAAAACCTGTTTTTTGCGTACGTTGATTAGCTTGCTCCTGTGTTTTTATATAGGTACCTCATTTGGACAATCGGCAGGTGACTACAGATCTGTGAATTCGGGTAACTGGACAGATCTAAGTGCATGGCAGCGATATGACGGAACCAACTGGGTTACACCAACAGCAGCACAAGGATATCCCGGGCAATATGCAGGAACCGGAGCTGTAACAATTCAAAACGGGAATAATATAGTTTTGAATGTCGTCTTTGCTTCAACTCAGACTTTTACAAGTTTAACAATAGTAGGATTAGACAGTTCCAACTGGAGTGCATTAACTATAGATGGAACACTTGGAGATTCCAAAAATCAGTTGTTTCTGTACCTCAGCCAATTAACAATAAATAATTTCGGGAGGATTATATGGATTACCAATCCTGCAGCATTAATCATCCCACAAGCTGCTGTTCTTACAATTAACGGAGGGGAATTGCGGGGCAACGCAAGTAACGGATCTCAGCGTCTTGATCTTGGAGATAAAAATACAATATTTGCTACCAGTGCCACAGGAAATGGTCCCGGCACTTATACATTCGATCAGATTAATGCTGTTTCAACTTCATTAAATGCACTTCTTTCAGCACCATCGCCATTGTGCTATGGAGATAACATTGTTCTTACATCGGCCTATTCAATTCAGAGTAACATCGGAACCACCACACCCGGTGGATCCACACCCGGGATTGCATATTCATTATTGGAAGGCGGCACATTGTTAAGCAGCGGAACTTGGCCTTTTGCCAACCCATTACAAACCATAAATGCAATATCTGTCAACGCGTTATCTGGGAAAGCCCCCGGCACGTACACCTACACACTGAAAATAATCACCTATTTAGGTAGTGCAATCTTTTATAATTCCAAAGATATTACTGTCATCGTTCGGTCTTCCGGCACCTGGTTAGGTGTCACAAATACCGACTGGTTCACCGCGAGCAACTGGTGTGGAGGAGTTCCGACTTCATCCACAGATGTATATATTTCCACAGGTGTAACATATCAGCCAACTATAGTATATTCTTCATCTTTCCCGGATGGAGCTGTCTGCAAATCGCTTACTATCCATAATGGAGCAAAGGTAACCATTGCAGCAGGGTCCTCTTCAACGACCCCGGGAGGCTCTTTAAACGTGCAAAATACAATCACAAACAATGCCGGAGTTGACGGGTTGACCATAAAAAGCGCGGCCAATTGCCCCAATGGTACACTTATATTTCATAATGCGCCATCAGCTCCGGTATTGGCAACCGTTGAAATGTATAACAAAGCATATTACGATCCGGCAGGGCCAGCCGGATATAAATACAAATGGCAGTTCTTTGGAATTCCGCTGCAAGGTCCGGTTCCTCCTTTACCAACCTGCTACGGTTCATATGTACGTGAAAACGATGAATCGCAGCAAACTTCATCGCACACCGCAGTGTGGACCAACGCTTCTTCGCTGAGTTCGTTCAGAGGATATGAGATTACGCAGACGTCGCCTAAAACCCTTTATTTCCAGGGACAATTGACAAACAGCAATTATGCATATCCGATCACATGTAGTCCTTCTGGCGCGTATCCGGGCAATAATATTCTTGGAAACTCCTATACGGCAGCTATTAATATAAGCACAATGGGCTTCGGAGATAATACGGAACAGGCTGTATACTTGTATAATACCGGGTCTTTTGCAGACTGGCAATCAAATAGCGGAGGAACAGCTAATGGAACCAATCCCGGTCAGTACACTGTTTCTACTCCCGGCACTGCCGGCACTGGTGGAATTCCGGCAGAGATTCCTTCAATGCAGGGGTTTATGGTTAAGTGTACCGCAAATAGCACCTTCACGTTCAATTATTCGTGGGTGAAGAGCAATGCTACCGTTCAACGTGTCAAAGCTTTCAGAACAAATGAGCAACCCAAAATATTCACCATCATCGACGTACAAGGTAAGCGATATGGCGACCGCATGTGGATATTCACAGATCCTCTTTGTTCTCATACGTTTAACAACGGTTGGGACGGAAGAAAATTCCTGGGTTCAAGCCTGACTCCTCAACTGTATGCTGTAGAGCCGGATGGAAGCTACCAAATTGAAGCTGTTGATGATATAAACAATACTTGTCTGGGATTTAAACCCGGAGAGGATGCTTCATACACGCTGACATTTACCCATACAGCCAACACCTTTGACCATTATACCCAAGGTATCTATCTGGTTGATTTAGTTACCGACAAGGTCACCAATATTAGTCAAAGCGGGTCTCAGTATACATTTACAGTCTCTTCTTCCGACCCGGAGAATCGTTTCAAAATTATTACCGGAAAGACTTCGAAAATGAGTGCTTCAACTGTCTTACCAACCACATACAGTAGATCAGACATCAACGTATTTAACAATGGCAGAACAATAATCATAAATAACAATAGTAGTACATCCGGTCAATTATCGATTTATGACATGACGGGCAGGCTGGTAGAATATATTGATTTCGGAGCAATGGAGGAGAAGATTGTGAACACACAGCTTCCTTTTGGAGTTTATATTGCCAAAGCATCGACAAATACAATGAAAATCACAAAACGCCTGATCATAGGAAAATAGTACGAATTCAAATTGCAAATCATAACAGGAACATATAACATGGATTACTAATCAGGTGAATTTGAAACGGGGATTGATGATAAACCATGAAAAAAATCTTCCGATTCAAAATGAAAACGGAAAACTATAAATATAAAATCTACACTGTAATTCTGCTTCTATTATTATCCTTATCGACAATCGCCGGAGCTGAATACCGGGGAGATGTGCCGGGTTCTCTGCTTCCCCGTTTTTTTCATTCGTTGTTTGCCAGAAAATCCGGTTCGCCAACATCGTTTACCCATACGAATAGCATCTCTTATAATTTTGCATATCTTCAACAGGGGCATATCACAACCAAAGCCAGCAAAAACACCGACAGTAGTGGGGAACAAACCGATATATGGTCTGTTAAGACTACTTCCAAACATCATTTTACATCCAAAGGATTAAAAACAGAATCACCACAACAATCACACAATTATGTATATGCAATTGTTTCAACGAGACAGGACGATCATCTAAGTACTGCGTTGTTCGCATCAGCTATGGCTGTTTCTTTGTCTTCTTCCAAAGGTAGCACGGGTACTGAAAGTTCGGCTTCGTCAGGCATCACTTCTTTTCCTAAACCTTTTGACAAAGTCAACATATTAACATATGCTCAGTATGAAGGAGGAACTGACCCGGGTGGAGATCCCGACACGCCTCCCCTGGCAATTGGTGATGGCTTCGGTATATTGTTTCTGTTCTCCGTTTTGTATATGCTGCTTAAGAGAAAACAATTGTGCTTTCATAATGACGTAGCGCTTACTGACAAAAAAGAAAACACAACGCAACAGACTTAGACGACGAAGAAGTTGAAGTAAACCCCTAAATTCTCTGAAGAGGACTTTAATACAACACCCCAAT contains these protein-coding regions:
- a CDS encoding T9SS type A sorting domain-containing protein, giving the protein MKNFYPQINFVQTETELTTRITSSSSVNKLLGKTCFLRTLISLLLCFYIGTSFGQSAGDYRSVNSGNWTDLSAWQRYDGTNWVTPTAAQGYPGQYAGTGAVTIQNGNNIVLNVVFASTQTFTSLTIVGLDSSNWSALTIDGTLGDSKNQLFLYLSQLTINNFGRIIWITNPAALIIPQAAVLTINGGELRGNASNGSQRLDLGDKNTIFATSATGNGPGTYTFDQINAVSTSLNALLSAPSPLCYGDNIVLTSAYSIQSNIGTTTPGGSTPGIAYSLLEGGTLLSSGTWPFANPLQTINAISVNALSGKAPGTYTYTLKIITYLGSAIFYNSKDITVIVRSSGTWLGVTNTDWFTASNWCGGVPTSSTDVYISTGVTYQPTIVYSSSFPDGAVCKSLTIHNGAKVTIAAGSSSTTPGGSLNVQNTITNNAGVDGLTIKSAANCPNGTLIFHNAPSAPVLATVEMYNKAYYDPAGPAGYKYKWQFFGIPLQGPVPPLPTCYGSYVRENDESQQTSSHTAVWTNASSLSSFRGYEITQTSPKTLYFQGQLTNSNYAYPITCSPSGAYPGNNILGNSYTAAINISTMGFGDNTEQAVYLYNTGSFADWQSNSGGTANGTNPGQYTVSTPGTAGTGGIPAEIPSMQGFMVKCTANSTFTFNYSWVKSNATVQRVKAFRTNEQPKIFTIIDVQGKRYGDRMWIFTDPLCSHTFNNGWDGRKFLGSSLTPQLYAVEPDGSYQIEAVDDINNTCLGFKPGEDASYTLTFTHTANTFDHYTQGIYLVDLVTDKVTNISQSGSQYTFTVSSSDPENRFKIITGKTSKMSASTVLPTTYSRSDINVFNNGRTIIINNNSSTSGQLSIYDMTGRLVEYIDFGAMEEKIVNTQLPFGVYIAKASTNTMKITKRLIIGK